In Candidatus Legionella polyplacis, the following are encoded in one genomic region:
- the rpsO gene encoding 30S ribosomal protein S15, whose product MIFIIIIYVGIGGVLLNVNQKMCSNSSILKKEVNYNTGSVDIQISLMTNRIKYLTDHFKSNKNDFHSKLGLKKLVNKRKKLLKYLKRTNINKYKEIIEKLNLRDSY is encoded by the coding sequence TTGATTTTTATCATTATTATTTATGTAGGAATAGGAGGAGTTTTGTTGAATGTAAATCAAAAAATGTGTAGTAATTCTTCTATTTTAAAAAAAGAGGTTAATTATAATACTGGATCTGTGGATATACAGATATCTTTAATGACTAATCGTATTAAATATTTGACTGATCATTTTAAGAGTAATAAAAATGATTTTCATTCGAAACTTGGTTTGAAAAAATTAGTTAATAAACGTAAAAAATTATTAAAATATTTAAAAAGAACTAATATAAATAAGTATAAGGAAATTATTGAAAAATTAAATTTAAGAGATTCTTATTAA
- a CDS encoding ribose-phosphate pyrophosphokinase — MSKMILFTGNSNLSLSIQISNYLNIPIGKALVKTFSDGEIMVEILETVRGKDVFILQSTCAPANNNLMELLIMADALRRSSAKRIIAVVPYFGYARQDRKVRSSRVPITAKIIADMMESVGICRVVTVDLHADQIQGFFYIPVDNVYSTNILLEDIKQQKLSNIMVISPDIGGVVRARATAKLLNDTELSIIDKRRNSINKSQVMHIIGDPINRNCIIVDDIIDTAGTICSAAKKLKQNGALSVRAYVTHAVLSGKSISNIEQSELDEIIVTNTIPLNNLAKNTKKIRIISLAKLLAKTIKKINTEENSNV, encoded by the coding sequence ATGTCCAAAATGATACTTTTCACAGGCAACTCTAATCTAAGTTTATCAATACAAATATCTAATTATCTAAATATACCAATTGGAAAAGCTTTAGTTAAAACATTTAGTGACGGAGAAATTATGGTAGAAATACTAGAAACTGTTAGAGGAAAAGATGTTTTTATATTACAATCTACTTGCGCTCCAGCTAATAACAATTTAATGGAACTATTAATAATGGCTGACGCTCTTAGAAGGTCATCAGCAAAAAGAATAATTGCAGTAGTACCTTATTTTGGATATGCGAGACAAGACAGAAAAGTAAGATCATCCAGAGTACCAATTACAGCAAAAATAATTGCAGATATGATGGAATCAGTTGGAATATGTAGAGTTGTAACAGTAGACTTACATGCAGATCAAATTCAAGGATTTTTTTATATACCAGTTGATAACGTTTATTCAACCAATATCTTATTAGAAGATATTAAACAACAAAAACTCTCTAATATTATGGTAATATCTCCAGATATAGGAGGAGTAGTAAGAGCACGTGCAACTGCAAAATTATTAAACGATACTGAACTATCTATTATAGATAAACGAAGAAATAGTATTAATAAATCTCAAGTTATGCATATAATTGGAGATCCTATAAATAGAAATTGTATTATAGTAGATGATATTATCGATACAGCAGGAACAATCTGCTCTGCTGCAAAAAAACTAAAACAAAATGGAGCTTTAAGTGTTCGAGCATATGTAACGCATGCAGTATTATCTGGAAAATCTATATCAAACATAGAACAATCTGAATTAGATGAAATTATTGTAACAAACACAATACCTTTAAATAATTTAGCAAAAAATACAAAAAAAATAAGAATAATAAGCTTAGCTAAATTATTAGCTAAAACAATAAAAAAAATCAACACAGAAGAAAATTCTAACGTATAA
- a CDS encoding UDP-N-acetylmuramoyl-tripeptide--D-alanyl-D-alanine ligase, producing the protein MMKLSSVAKLFGYSYKEFLVIKNVTIDSRTVSFGSLFIAIKGKNFDGNDYIKEAIKNGACAVICEKLDNEIINKKVPQFKVNNTLNALKILAIYYRKLISCKTIGVTGSNGKTTVKEMISLILPKPSFSSKGNLNNYIGVPISVLSLKFYHSYAVFELGASNIGEISYLSKIVKPDISLVTNIAPAHLKGFGNIYNVAKTKGEIYKSLDLINGVAILNREEYYSFVWRQFLLNKRILYFSHIRCSDVYAKNIKIDNYGYTEFTLVLPVGYSNVKLKVPGRHSVINAVAAAACCYALGISLFEIVNGLEKFRGVPGRMMFLKGKKDSLIIDDTYNANLYSVLVAIDMLCKVKRRKKILVLGDLCELGCFSKNHHKIIGYIARYYNISLLFTLGMNTVYSNIIFYNMNIKRHYICKEKLIYDLFYYLDKDTVILVKGSRSFFMEDVVQELLIK; encoded by the coding sequence ATGATGAAGTTATCAAGTGTAGCAAAATTATTTGGTTATTCTTATAAAGAATTTTTAGTAATTAAAAATGTTACTATTGATAGTAGAACAGTAAGTTTTGGGTCTTTGTTTATTGCAATAAAAGGAAAAAATTTTGATGGTAATGATTATATTAAAGAAGCTATAAAAAATGGTGCATGTGCTGTTATATGTGAAAAATTGGATAATGAGATAATTAATAAAAAAGTACCACAATTTAAGGTAAATAATACATTGAATGCTTTAAAAATATTGGCTATTTACTATAGAAAATTAATATCTTGTAAAACTATTGGAGTAACTGGTAGTAATGGAAAAACAACTGTAAAAGAAATGATTTCTTTAATTTTACCTAAACCATCTTTTTCTAGTAAAGGTAATTTAAATAATTATATTGGAGTTCCAATCAGTGTATTAAGTTTGAAATTTTATCATTCTTATGCGGTTTTTGAGTTAGGAGCTTCTAATATAGGAGAAATTAGTTATTTGTCTAAAATAGTAAAACCAGATATTTCTTTAGTTACTAATATTGCTCCTGCCCACCTTAAAGGGTTTGGTAACATATATAATGTAGCAAAAACTAAAGGAGAAATTTATAAATCATTAGATTTAATTAATGGTGTAGCTATTTTAAATAGAGAGGAATATTATAGTTTTGTTTGGAGACAGTTTTTGTTAAATAAAAGAATATTATATTTTTCTCATATTAGATGTTCCGATGTTTATGCTAAAAATATCAAAATAGATAATTATGGTTATACTGAGTTTACTTTAGTTTTACCTGTTGGTTATAGTAATGTAAAATTAAAAGTTCCTGGTAGGCATTCTGTAATTAATGCTGTAGCTGCTGCAGCTTGTTGTTATGCTTTAGGGATTTCTTTATTTGAAATAGTGAATGGTTTAGAGAAATTTAGAGGTGTCCCTGGTAGAATGATGTTTTTAAAAGGGAAAAAAGATTCTTTAATTATTGATGATACTTATAATGCTAATTTATATTCTGTTTTAGTAGCAATAGATATGCTTTGTAAGGTAAAAAGAAGAAAAAAAATTTTGGTATTAGGTGATTTATGTGAGCTTGGATGTTTTTCGAAAAATCATCATAAAATTATAGGGTATATAGCTAGGTATTATAATATTAGTTTATTATTTACTTTAGGGATGAATACTGTATATTCTAATATTATTTTTTATAATATGAATATTAAAAGACATTATATATGTAAAGAAAAATTAATTTATGATTTATTTTATTATCTTGATAAAGATACTGTCATTTTAGTAAAAGGTTCTAGAAGTTTTTTTATGGAAGATGTAGTGCAAGAATTATTGATTAAATAA
- the plsY gene encoding glycerol-3-phosphate 1-O-acyltransferase PlsY, producing MEFNIFILLLLLSYLIGSLCFALIISKIFYFKDPRLLGSKNPGATNIFRVFGIKYGVLVLFFDIIKGVVPVLFSQFYNLDHNKIIYICIASIFGHMYPIFFKFSGGKGVATAFGSLGFLYYKFFIFVFIFWILIFYLTGYVSLASIFSVFICFFITFFISKSKIEVFFIFFIGLLIIYKHKNNIVLLINGHENKINLLDIFLNRNKLK from the coding sequence ATGGAGTTTAATATTTTTATTTTGTTATTATTGTTAAGTTATTTAATAGGATCATTATGTTTTGCTTTGATAATTAGTAAAATTTTTTATTTTAAAGATCCTAGGTTATTAGGTTCAAAAAATCCTGGAGCTACGAATATTTTTAGAGTATTTGGTATTAAATATGGAGTATTAGTATTATTTTTTGATATTATAAAAGGTGTAGTTCCAGTGTTGTTTTCACAATTTTATAATTTGGATCATAACAAGATTATTTATATTTGTATAGCGTCTATATTTGGTCATATGTATCCAATATTTTTTAAATTTAGTGGAGGAAAAGGAGTAGCTACAGCATTTGGTTCTTTAGGTTTTTTATATTATAAATTTTTTATTTTTGTTTTTATTTTTTGGATTTTAATTTTTTATTTAACTGGTTATGTATCTTTAGCGTCTATTTTTAGTGTTTTTATATGTTTTTTTATTACATTTTTTATTTCTAAAAGTAAAATTGAAGTATTTTTTATTTTTTTTATTGGTTTGTTAATAATTTATAAGCATAAAAATAATATTGTTTTATTAATTAATGGTCATGAGAATAAGATTAACTTATTAGATATATTTTTAAATAGAAATAAATTAAAATAA
- a CDS encoding lysophospholipid acyltransferase family protein, producing the protein MYKKKNILKKINSIKIIIISLYYTILACCQSIIRKKLNIINRNYTDKIIQLWSKRLIKTAKIRYKIFNPKNIKPKLNEPTILMSNHRSLYDIPIIFRIFPTYSIRMLTKKELIKIPFFGKGILLSEFPVIDRKNKYQAIKDLEYMNNLIKKGIIIWASPEGTRSKNKKLMPFKKGVFISAIKTKSTIIPIGLKGTDNILPKKTTQININQEIEIHIGEPIYSNIYNLKNKEKLILKTFKSIEKLIN; encoded by the coding sequence ATGTATAAGAAAAAAAACATTTTAAAAAAAATAAATAGTATTAAAATTATTATAATATCTTTGTATTATACAATATTAGCATGTTGCCAATCAATAATTAGAAAAAAACTCAATATAATAAATCGAAATTATACTGATAAAATTATTCAATTATGGTCAAAACGACTAATAAAAACTGCAAAAATAAGATATAAAATCTTTAATCCCAAAAATATAAAACCAAAATTAAATGAACCTACTATATTAATGTCTAATCATAGAAGTTTATATGATATACCAATAATTTTTAGAATATTTCCAACATATTCAATTAGAATGTTAACTAAAAAAGAATTAATCAAAATTCCTTTTTTTGGAAAAGGAATATTGCTATCAGAATTTCCGGTAATAGACAGAAAAAATAAATACCAAGCTATAAAAGATCTAGAATATATGAATAATCTTATAAAGAAAGGAATTATAATTTGGGCATCACCAGAAGGAACAAGATCTAAAAATAAAAAATTAATGCCATTTAAAAAAGGTGTATTTATATCGGCTATAAAAACTAAATCAACAATAATCCCCATTGGATTAAAAGGAACTGACAATATTTTGCCAAAAAAAACAACACAAATAAATATTAATCAAGAAATAGAAATACATATCGGAGAACCAATATATTCAAACATATATAATTTAAAAAATAAAGAAAAATTAATACTAAAAACTTTTAAAAGCATAGAAAAACTAATTAACTAA
- the mraY gene encoding phospho-N-acetylmuramoyl-pentapeptide-transferase: MLRSILSGITAFLFCLFFGNLIIRYLKKFNIRQILRCTKHSDNLLKRNTPTMGGILIIFSICFSCLIWGDLYQSNLWIAIFVIVCFGIVGVVDDYLKLIYKDHGGLSVCYKYFFESLIVISVLIYLYFNSSNNIQTRLIIPLFNGICIDIGPIFLLLDYIVIMGSSNAVNLTDGLDGLVIFPIITNIGFLCLLIYMISGIGSIYYCNIPILFNIKELVVFCFSIIGSVLGFLWYNCYPAQIFMGDTGSLAIGSALGIISVIGRQEFFLMITGGVFILETMSVIFQVLYFKYTKGRRLFNMTPLHHHFELKGLHESKIIVRFWIVNIVFMFIGLFILIISLI, from the coding sequence ATGTTACGTTCAATATTATCTGGTATAACTGCTTTTTTATTTTGTTTGTTTTTTGGTAATCTAATAATTAGATATTTAAAAAAATTTAATATTAGACAAATTCTTAGATGTACTAAGCATAGTGATAATTTATTAAAGAGAAATACTCCTACTATGGGAGGTATTTTAATTATATTTTCTATTTGTTTTAGTTGTTTGATATGGGGAGATTTATATCAATCTAATTTATGGATAGCAATATTTGTTATTGTATGTTTTGGTATAGTAGGAGTTGTGGATGATTATTTAAAACTTATATATAAGGATCATGGTGGATTGTCAGTTTGTTATAAATATTTTTTTGAATCATTAATTGTAATTAGTGTTTTAATATATCTTTATTTTAATTCTTCTAATAATATACAAACTCGACTGATTATACCATTATTTAATGGTATATGTATTGATATTGGACCTATTTTTCTTTTATTAGATTATATTGTAATTATGGGAAGTAGTAATGCAGTAAATTTAACTGATGGTTTAGATGGATTGGTTATATTTCCTATTATTACTAATATTGGATTTTTATGTTTGCTTATTTATATGATTTCTGGAATAGGTAGTATTTATTATTGTAATATTCCAATTCTTTTTAATATAAAAGAATTAGTAGTTTTTTGTTTTTCTATTATTGGATCTGTATTAGGTTTTCTTTGGTACAATTGTTATCCTGCTCAAATTTTTATGGGGGATACTGGATCTTTGGCGATTGGATCTGCTTTAGGTATTATTTCTGTAATTGGAAGGCAGGAGTTTTTTTTAATGATTACAGGTGGAGTATTTATTTTGGAAACGATGTCAGTAATATTTCAAGTGTTATATTTTAAATATACTAAGGGTCGTAGATTGTTTAATATGACTCCATTACATCATCATTTCGAATTAAAAGGTTTACATGAATCTAAAATTATTGTTAGATTTTGGATTGTAAATATAGTGTTTATGTTTATTGGTTTATTTATATTAATTATTTCTTTAATATAA
- the murD gene encoding UDP-N-acetylmuramoyl-L-alanine--D-glutamate ligase, with the protein MFYLVAGLGKTGLSVSRYLWSRNKSFIVFNTYKDTRRLSIFIKNFPNIKIYVGSIPVFIYKKVKAVILSPGICLNEDFVRKAVDLNIPIFGDIEYLIREIKFSSRIIAVTGTNGKSTVVTLLGEMIKFYGLSVIVAGNIGLPVFDVLLKNNIYDIWILELSSFQLNLIKSLKPFIATILNISPDHLDRHLDLFSYIDIKQRIYKNADYVLYNRDDFNTFPKKFFSCDKKYSFSLEKPNSFREWGILTIDNISYISNGSEILLNIKDINIKGRQNCQNALAACALATHVGIDKNSIITVLKSYSGLPYRCQWIYSSNGIKWINDSKSTNIGATISAILSVNPLVVGKIILIIGGDSKNADFSILCEYVRKYVRVIVTMGKDANKIKSVFLGIVPIYLVFSLKKAMFVAKSKAKFGDAILFSPACSSLDMFRDFNHRGEIFNKLLIKI; encoded by the coding sequence ATGTTTTATTTAGTTGCTGGATTAGGAAAGACAGGGTTATCTGTTTCTCGGTATTTATGGAGTAGAAATAAAAGTTTTATTGTGTTTAATACTTATAAAGATACTAGAAGATTATCAATTTTTATTAAAAATTTTCCAAATATTAAGATATATGTAGGAAGCATTCCAGTGTTTATTTATAAGAAAGTTAAAGCAGTTATTTTAAGTCCTGGAATTTGTTTAAATGAAGATTTTGTTAGAAAAGCTGTTGATTTAAATATTCCGATTTTTGGAGATATAGAGTATTTAATAAGAGAAATAAAATTTTCTTCTAGAATTATAGCTGTGACTGGGACCAATGGTAAGTCTACAGTTGTAACTTTATTAGGAGAGATGATTAAGTTTTATGGTTTATCTGTTATTGTAGCTGGAAATATTGGTTTACCTGTTTTTGATGTGTTATTGAAGAACAATATATATGATATATGGATTCTTGAATTATCTAGTTTTCAGTTAAATTTGATTAAATCTTTAAAACCTTTTATTGCTACGATTTTAAATATTTCTCCGGATCATTTAGATAGACATTTAGATTTATTTTCTTATATAGATATTAAACAACGTATTTATAAAAATGCTGATTATGTACTTTATAATAGAGATGATTTTAATACTTTTCCGAAAAAATTTTTTTCTTGCGATAAAAAGTATAGTTTTTCTTTAGAAAAACCAAATTCATTTAGAGAGTGGGGTATTTTAACAATTGATAATATTAGTTATATATCTAATGGTAGTGAGATACTGTTAAATATTAAAGATATTAATATTAAAGGTAGGCAAAATTGTCAAAATGCCTTGGCTGCTTGTGCGTTAGCAACTCATGTAGGTATAGATAAAAATAGTATAATTACTGTGTTAAAATCATATAGTGGATTGCCTTATAGATGTCAATGGATTTATTCTTCAAACGGAATTAAATGGATTAATGATTCTAAATCCACCAATATAGGTGCGACTATTTCTGCAATTTTAAGTGTAAATCCATTAGTAGTTGGAAAAATTATATTAATCATTGGTGGAGATAGTAAGAATGCTGATTTTTCTATTTTATGTGAATATGTAAGAAAGTATGTTCGGGTAATTGTTACTATGGGAAAGGATGCAAATAAAATAAAATCAGTATTTTTAGGTATTGTACCAATATATTTAGTTTTTTCTTTGAAAAAAGCAATGTTTGTAGCTAAATCTAAAGCGAAATTTGGAGATGCAATTCTTTTTTCTCCAGCGTGTTCTAGTTTAGATATGTTTCGTGATTTTAATCATAGGGGAGAAATTTTCAATAAATTATTAATTAAAATTTAA
- a CDS encoding DesA family fatty acid desaturase gives MVYGVLNLSFFGNLVAVLVLTQLTIASVTIYLHRCQAHRSIILHPVMSHFFRFWLWLTTGMITAEWVAVHRKHHAKTDICGDPHSPKIEGLNMVLWNGIELYRRSLMDKKMIKKYSHNTPEDWIEKNFYSKFSSKGVLLMFFLDILFFGFPGISIWGIQMLWIPFHAAGVINGIGHYFGYRNFECVDCSKNIFPWGFWIGGEELHNNHHAFSFSAKFSNKWWEFDMGWVYICFLRFFGMVKVRKVFPRLMKDKSKLHIDLDTVKAVIRNRFQIMSCYYNDVIYPILKDEKRNSFENRHKYLLNKAKYLLRLQDNFLSSNSKFLLKSVLKQYKRLQIVYNFRTSLQNIWFVTASSQKDLIDALVHWCKQAEESNVEVLYNFSQNIKKYV, from the coding sequence ATGGTTTATGGAGTTTTAAACTTATCTTTTTTTGGCAATTTAGTGGCTGTGTTAGTATTAACGCAATTAACTATTGCTTCAGTTACTATCTATTTACATAGATGTCAAGCTCATAGATCTATTATTTTACATCCTGTAATGAGTCATTTTTTTCGTTTTTGGTTATGGTTAACAACTGGAATGATTACTGCGGAGTGGGTTGCTGTTCATCGCAAACATCATGCAAAAACAGATATATGTGGTGATCCTCATAGTCCTAAGATTGAAGGATTGAATATGGTTCTTTGGAACGGAATAGAATTATATAGAAGATCTTTAATGGATAAAAAAATGATAAAAAAATATTCTCATAATACTCCAGAAGATTGGATTGAAAAAAATTTTTATTCAAAATTTTCTTCTAAGGGAGTTTTGTTAATGTTTTTTTTAGATATTTTATTCTTTGGGTTTCCTGGTATTAGTATTTGGGGGATTCAAATGTTATGGATTCCTTTTCATGCTGCTGGTGTTATCAATGGAATAGGTCATTATTTTGGATATAGAAATTTTGAATGCGTTGATTGTTCTAAAAATATTTTTCCTTGGGGTTTTTGGATAGGTGGTGAAGAACTTCATAATAATCATCATGCTTTTTCTTTTTCAGCGAAATTTTCAAATAAATGGTGGGAATTTGATATGGGTTGGGTTTATATTTGTTTTTTACGTTTTTTCGGTATGGTTAAGGTAAGAAAAGTTTTTCCTAGATTAATGAAAGATAAAAGTAAGTTACATATAGATTTAGATACAGTAAAAGCTGTTATTAGAAATAGATTTCAAATTATGTCTTGTTATTATAACGATGTTATTTATCCTATTCTCAAAGATGAAAAACGTAATAGTTTTGAGAATCGTCATAAATATTTATTGAACAAGGCTAAATATTTATTACGATTACAAGATAATTTTTTATCTTCAAATTCTAAATTTCTATTAAAATCTGTATTAAAACAATATAAACGTTTGCAAATAGTTTATAATTTTCGTACATCTTTGCAGAATATTTGGTTTGTTACTGCAAGTTCTCAAAAAGATTTAATTGATGCATTAGTACATTGGTGTAAACAGGCTGAGGAATCGAATGTAGAAGTTTTGTATAATTTTTCTCAAAATATTAAAAAATATGTTTAA
- the truB gene encoding tRNA pseudouridine(55) synthase TruB, producing the protein MYEINGILLVNKPVGLTSNYFLQKIKRIYRIKKAGYVGTLDPMASGMLPLCFGEATKFSQYIVNSKKFYQVIGLLGVKTSTSDSFGEIIRTNTISLGIKISKLIYVLNKFIGSVKQCPPMYSAVKYNGIPLYKYARKGKILNRKFRDVFISKLNLIYFDGRYFVINVYCSKGTYIRALVEDIGLCLGVDAHVVGLHRVYIDIFKKDFLVNFSDLRNKTYSELLSYLISMECAVINFPIIYLNKDEIISLYNGKILKNKNYLIEGYFRVYNKEKNIFMGLGRLSDNGDFSVKYLFKNIDL; encoded by the coding sequence ATGTATGAAATAAATGGAATTTTACTTGTAAATAAACCTGTAGGGTTAACTTCTAATTATTTTTTACAGAAAATTAAAAGAATTTATAGAATTAAGAAAGCTGGGTATGTTGGAACATTAGATCCAATGGCTAGTGGAATGCTGCCTTTATGCTTTGGTGAAGCTACTAAATTTAGTCAGTATATTGTTAACTCAAAAAAATTTTATCAAGTGATTGGTTTGTTAGGTGTTAAAACTTCAACGTCAGATTCTTTTGGAGAAATTATTAGAACCAATACTATTTCTTTAGGAATAAAAATTTCAAAATTAATTTATGTATTAAATAAGTTTATAGGAAGTGTGAAGCAATGCCCTCCAATGTATTCTGCTGTTAAATATAATGGTATTCCATTATATAAATATGCTAGAAAAGGTAAGATATTAAATAGAAAATTTCGTGATGTGTTTATATCAAAATTAAATTTAATATATTTTGATGGTAGATATTTTGTAATCAATGTTTATTGTAGTAAGGGTACTTATATTCGTGCATTAGTTGAAGATATAGGATTATGTTTGGGTGTTGATGCTCATGTTGTAGGATTGCATCGTGTGTATATAGATATTTTTAAAAAAGATTTTTTAGTAAATTTTTCAGATTTGAGAAATAAGACATATAGTGAATTGTTGTCTTATCTTATATCAATGGAATGTGCTGTTATAAATTTTCCTATTATATATCTTAATAAAGATGAAATTATATCTTTATATAATGGGAAAATTTTAAAAAATAAAAATTATTTAATTGAAGGGTATTTTCGTGTTTATAACAAAGAAAAGAATATTTTTATGGGATTAGGTAGATTAAGTGATAATGGAGATTTTAGTGTTAAATATTTATTTAAAAATATTGATTTATAA
- the pnp gene encoding polyribonucleotide nucleotidyltransferase yields MKVSKKIQYGNHILTIETGEIARQADSSVFVSMGGTQVLVTVVSRKDDVKNKDFFPLTVYYQEKTFSAGKIPGGYNKREGRLSEYEILVSRLIDRSLRPIFDSRCNEEIQIVATVMSLNPEVPSDILSIIGSSAALIISGLPFNEPVAAIRIGYKNGIYLLNPSYKIISESDLDLVIAGVKDSIVMVDSRSRELSEEVILGAMFFGHMIMQDLILMIKDFAEECCSGINRIDCNIESKEYIDEKKIYKKLSTSVSKEILKAYLIKNKVDRQLFLKDLKQNIIFNFCNENITEDVILKIFYSLERSIIRDRIINGESRIDGRTCEEIRPISIKTNFLERVHGSVLFTRGETQAIVAVTLGNDRDAQIIDRLFSLDVKDRFILHYNFLPYAVREIGILGSPKRREIGHGYLAKKSLLAVLPKVSEFPYVIRVVSEITESNGSSSMATVCGASLALMDAGVPLKSHVAGIAMGLIKEGENFVVLTDIIGDEDYLGDMDFKVCGTRNGITALQMDIKIKGITKEIFEKILNQSSLARMKILDTMYSVLSKNRDELSKYAPRIDTMIVSKDKIRNVIGKGGSVIKNLIETTGVSININDNGIIQLFSTDIIALKEAKHQIRLLVSDIEVGKTYKGKVNKIVDFGAFIKILPGKDGLLHISQISPDRSKKVGDILQEGQEIDIFVSGIDRQGRIKLEWRRERNKN; encoded by the coding sequence ATGAAAGTTTCCAAAAAAATACAGTACGGAAATCATATTTTGACGATTGAAACTGGAGAGATTGCTCGACAGGCTGATAGTTCTGTTTTTGTAAGTATGGGAGGAACACAAGTCTTAGTGACTGTTGTTTCTAGAAAAGATGATGTAAAAAATAAAGATTTTTTTCCTTTAACAGTTTATTATCAAGAAAAAACCTTTTCTGCAGGTAAGATACCTGGTGGTTATAATAAAAGGGAAGGAAGATTAAGTGAATATGAGATATTAGTTTCTCGTTTAATTGATAGGTCTTTAAGACCTATTTTTGATAGTAGGTGTAATGAAGAAATTCAGATTGTTGCTACAGTTATGTCATTAAATCCTGAAGTTCCATCTGATATTTTATCAATTATTGGTTCTTCTGCGGCATTGATAATTTCTGGATTACCTTTTAATGAACCTGTTGCTGCTATAAGAATTGGATATAAAAACGGTATTTATTTATTGAATCCTAGTTATAAGATTATATCAGAATCTGATCTTGATTTAGTGATTGCTGGCGTTAAAGATTCTATTGTAATGGTTGATTCTAGATCTCGTGAATTAAGTGAGGAAGTTATTCTTGGAGCTATGTTTTTTGGACATATGATAATGCAGGATTTAATATTAATGATTAAAGATTTCGCAGAAGAGTGTTGTTCTGGTATCAATCGTATTGATTGTAATATTGAGTCTAAAGAATATATTGATGAAAAGAAAATATATAAAAAATTATCTACATCTGTTTCAAAAGAAATTTTGAAAGCTTATTTGATAAAAAATAAAGTAGATCGGCAATTATTTTTAAAAGATCTTAAACAAAATATTATATTTAATTTTTGTAATGAAAATATTACTGAGGATGTTATATTAAAGATATTTTATTCTTTAGAAAGATCCATTATTCGTGATCGTATAATTAATGGAGAATCAAGAATTGATGGACGTACTTGTGAGGAAATTAGACCTATCAGTATTAAGACTAATTTTTTAGAAAGAGTTCATGGTTCTGTATTATTTACTAGAGGAGAAACTCAAGCTATTGTAGCGGTAACGTTAGGCAATGATAGAGATGCTCAAATTATAGATAGATTATTTTCACTTGATGTTAAAGATAGGTTTATTCTTCATTATAATTTTTTACCTTATGCCGTTAGAGAGATTGGAATTTTAGGGTCTCCTAAACGTAGGGAAATAGGGCATGGGTATTTGGCAAAAAAAAGTTTATTAGCAGTTTTACCTAAAGTTTCAGAATTTCCTTATGTTATAAGGGTTGTTTCAGAAATAACAGAATCTAATGGATCTAGTTCTATGGCAACTGTTTGCGGAGCAAGTTTAGCATTAATGGATGCTGGGGTACCTTTGAAATCTCATGTAGCTGGTATTGCAATGGGTTTGATTAAAGAAGGTGAGAATTTTGTAGTTCTAACAGATATTATTGGGGATGAAGATTATTTGGGTGATATGGATTTTAAGGTTTGTGGAACAAGAAATGGAATTACTGCATTACAGATGGATATTAAAATTAAAGGAATTACAAAAGAGATATTTGAAAAAATTTTAAATCAGTCTTCATTAGCTCGTATGAAAATATTAGATACAATGTATAGTGTATTGTCAAAGAATAGAGATGAATTATCTAAGTATGCTCCTAGAATTGATACTATGATTGTTTCAAAAGATAAAATTCGTAATGTTATTGGGAAAGGTGGATCAGTAATTAAAAATTTAATTGAAACTACAGGTGTTTCTATAAATATCAATGATAATGGAATTATTCAATTGTTTTCAACAGATATTATTGCTTTAAAAGAAGCTAAACATCAAATTAGATTATTAGTTTCTGATATTGAAGTTGGAAAAACTTATAAAGGAAAAGTAAATAAAATTGTAGATTTCGGAGCTTTTATTAAGATTTTACCTGGAAAAGATGGATTGTTACATATTTCTCAGATTTCTCCTGATCGTTCAAAAAAGGTAGGTGATATATTACAAGAAGGTCAAGAAATAGATATTTTTGTTTCTGGAATTGATAGACAAGGTAGAATTAAATTAGAATGGAGGAGAGAAAGAAACAAAAATTAA